One part of the Coffea eugenioides isolate CCC68of chromosome 10, Ceug_1.0, whole genome shotgun sequence genome encodes these proteins:
- the LOC113750478 gene encoding uncharacterized protein LOC113750478 produces the protein MASTAQHQQKTDSKLRNIRNQMGQMQAMQSQISQMAISINRLESQVNRKLPSQPELNLKNVSATTLRSGKEIQEPDLTISKDKDEEKIESELEKEGSNDTDPKVLPDPAITVKTNSPLFPIRLEKSRKQDKEKEILEVFRKVEINILLLDAIKQVPKYAKFLRDLYINRRRLRGDERVIVRENVSAVLQRNLPPKCGDPGRFTVPCRIGNTLIRNTLLDWGASINIMPKSMYAFLNLGSLKETEIIIQLADRTNAYPDGLIEDVLVKINELVFSADLYVLDMDDDHSPDPSPLLLGRPFFSTTQTKIDVNKGTLSMKFDGELVHFNMFDTMEHPVNSHSVFVIHAINPSVQEFSEFACRGKFKFTENKYKGMKAMYEVKRNRKLRKNAALKGYLDPGGRPPIIRKIELHPN, from the coding sequence ATGGCTAGTACTGCACAACACCAGCAAAAGACGGACTCCAAACTGCGGAACATAAGAAATCAGATGGGTCAGATGCAAGCTATGCAGAGTCAGATAAGTCAGATGGCAATATCAATCAACCGTCTGGAGTCTCAAGTAAACAGAAAATTGCCATCCCAACCTGAACTGAACCTGAAGAACGTAAGTGCAACGACCTTAAGGAGCGGGAAGGAAATCCAAGAACCTGACCTCACTATTTCAAAGGACAAGGATGAGGAAAAGATCGAAAGCGAGCTTGAGAAGGAGGGCAGCAATGACACAGATCCAAAGGTACTCCCAGACCCAGCCATTACAGTAAAAACGAACTCGCCTCTCTTTCCTATCAGGTTAGAGAAATCGAGGAAGCAGGATAAGGAGAAGGAGATCTTGGAGGTGTTCCGCAAGGTGGAAATCAATATTCTCCTATTAGACGCTATCAAACAAGTGCCGAAGTATGCAAAGTTTTTGAGGGACCTGTACATCAATCGAAGGAGGCTAAGGGGAGATGAAAGAGTCATCGTAAGGGAGAATGTGTCCGCAGTTTTGCAGAGGAATCTCCCACCGAAGTGCGGGGATCCGGGTAGGTTTACTGTCCCATGTAGGATAGGTAATACTTTGATTAGGAATACCCTACTGGACTGGGGAGCATCGATCAACATAATGCCTAAATCTATGTATGCTTTTCTGAACCTCGGTTCATTAAAAGAAACCgagataataattcaattagctgaccgaACAAATGCATACCCTGATGGGTTGATCGAGGATGTGCTGgttaaaattaatgaattggtaTTTTCAGCTGACTTATATGtacttgacatggatgatgacCATTCCCCTGACCCCTCACCTTTACTACTAGGTAGACCTTTTTTTAGCACAACACAGACAAAAATTGACGTTAATAAGGGTACATTgtccatgaaatttgatggagaaCTAGTCCACTTTAATATGTTTGATACAATGGaacatcctgttaactctcacTCTGTGTTTGTTATTCATGCTATTAatccctctgtgcaagaattttctgagtTTGCTTGTAGGGGCAAATTCAAATTTACTGAGAACAAGTATAAGGGGATGAAAGCAATGTATGAGGTGAAAAGgaatagaaaattaagaaagaatGCTGCACTCAAAGGCTATTTGGATCCTGGAGGAAGGCCACCGATTATAAGGAAAATTGAGTTACACCCAAATTGA
- the LOC113748831 gene encoding serine/threonine-protein kinase-like protein CCR4, with protein sequence MAIFHQTFFTLVLCFLSSLPFICPLSTVSISQAGNQTLVCALIPSSKQQSHLNCTSFPEGIPIRVSPSLTSFSAIVGGNGFLCALRPSSSSTSIVFCWRFSSNVTNMAHKRIYGGPILEELDAGNSHICGLVSRTKRLECWQWKEFNSTRNSLITSSVAVAENFVCGLLKSGKIQCLGSFANVTDHVPAGIFTVVAAGFRHACAISLTGTLECWGDMAGVKPSGQFKSLALAENRSCALRRPNGTVACWGENNFDLPIYLQQTSFISLEAKGNIFCGVATSNYSLFCWGNDEILDSKSTVFNSVIPGPCRKQCPCELLPNYGSYCSQGQVICQPCSIFLSSDKNPAPELAPSSPSPLLPVPRMNTKSSSQWNKKLVAFLVVGCIGSLSFLIVLCFLFYKHCKNKASRVHDSGPMDDPARAPQSSQQQAPPALEKKLSHLISLGNGNRLEEFSLEVLLRATNNFSEKHKIGTGSFGSVYMGTLDDGLEVAIKRAEISSCSSYHHAGGTKRSQEDKDYAFLHELEFLSRLNHRNLVRLLGYSEDCNERVLVYEYLDNGTLFDHIHKLENSPLMSWAARIKVALDAARGIQYLHEYAVPPIIHRDIKSSNILLDATWTAKVSDFGLSLMGPPDDVSYLSMSAAGTVGYMDPEYYRLQQLTTKSDVYSFGVVLLELLSGCKAIHKNKNDVPRNVVDFVVPYIVQDEIHRVLDQRMPPPTPFEIEAVAYVGYLAADCVRLEGRDRPTMTEIVNSLERALAACLATPRLSRSSTGSSV encoded by the coding sequence ATGGCCATTTTTCACCAAACATTCTTCACTTTAGTTCtttgctttctttcttctttgccaTTCATTTGTCCACTTTCCACTGTATCAATATCTCAAGCTGGTAATCAAACGCTTGTTTGTGCATTAATTCCTTCATCTAAACAACAGTCACACCTTAACTGTACAAGCTTTCCTGAGGGAATCCCAATTCGAGTCAGCCCTTCTTTAACATCATTCTCTGCAATTGTAGGTGGAAACGGTTTCCTTTGTGCTTTGAGGCCATCTTCTTCCTCTACCTCAATCGTGTTCTGCTGGAGATTTTCAAGCAATGTTACCAACATGGCCCATAAGAGGATTTATGGCGGTCCAATTCTTGAAGAACTTGATGCTGGGAATTCCCACATTTGTGGGCTTGTTAGCAGGACTAAGCGACTCGAATGCTGGCAATGGAAGGAGTTCAATTCCACCCGCAACAGTTTGATCACTTCTAGTGTTGCtgttgcagaaaattttgtttGTGGACTGCTGAAATCAGGAAAAATTCAGTGCTTAGGAAGTTTTGCTAATGTCACTGATCATGTTCCTGCTGGGATATTTACTGTTGTTGCCGCTGGTTTTCGACATGCCTGTGCCATTTCTTTGACTGGTACTCTGGAATGCTGGGGAGATATGGCAGGTGTGAAACCTTCAGGTCAGTTTAAATCTCTTGCTTTGGCTGAAAATCGCAGTTGTGCATTGAGGAGGCCAAATGGAACAGTGGCCTGCTGGGGAGAAAATAATTTTGATCTGCCTATTTATTTGCAGCAGACATCATTTATTTCTTTAGAAGCAAAAGGAAATATTTTCTGTGGTGTGGCAACATCTAACTATTCCTTGTTTTGTTGGGGCAATGATGAGATTTTGGATTCAAAATCCACAGTTTTCAACAGTGTAATTCCGGGTCCATGTAGAAAACAGTGCCCTTGTGAGCTTTTACCTAATTATGGTAGCTATTGCAGTCAAGGGCAGGTGATTTGTCAACCCTGTTCCATATTTCTCTCTTCAGATAAAAATCCAGCACCGGAATTGGCACCATCATCGCCATCGCCCTTGTTGCCAGTACCTAGAAtgaataccaaaagtagtagtCAATGGAACAAGAAATTGGTAGCTTTCTTAGTTGTAGGTTGCATTGGTTCTTTGTCATTTTTAATAGTCCTCTGCTTCTTGTTTTACAAACATTGCAAGAATAAAGCATCCCGGGTCCACGATTCAGGTCCCATGGATGATCCTGCCAGAGCTCCTCAGAGTAGCCAGCAACAGGCACCGCCAGCATTGGAAAAGAAGCTAAGTCATTTGATTAGTTTGGGAAATGGGAATCGTTTGGAAGAGTTTTCTTTAGAAGTTCTGCTTAGGGCCACAAATAATTTCTCAGAGAAGCACAAGATTGGGACTGGGAGCTTTGGTTCAGTCTACATGGGAACACTAGACGATGGCCTCGAAGTAGCTATCAAGAGAGCTGAAATTTCATCGTGCTCATCATACCATCATGCTGGTGGTACAAAGCGTAGCCAAGAGGACAAGGACTACGCATTCCTTCATGAGCTAGAATTTTTGTCACGGCTTAATCATAGGAACTTAGTCAGACTGTTAGGTTACAGTGAAGATTGTAATGAGAGGGTTCTAGTCTATGAGTACTTGGACAACGGCACCCTCTTTGACCATATCCACAAACTCGAAAACTCCCCTCTAATGTCATGGGCTGCAAGAATTAAGGTAGCCCTTGATGCAGCTAGAGGAATTCAGTACCTCCACGAGTATGCAGTGCCACCAATCATACACAGGGACATCAAGTCCTCCAACATATTGCTGGACGCCACGTGGACTGCCAAGGTGTCTGATTTCGGGCTCTCGCTAATGGGGCCCCCGGATGATGTGTCATACCTCTCAATGAGCGCAGCTGGCACGGTTGGCTACATGGACCCCGAGTACTACAGACTGCAACAATTAACCACTAAGAGTGATGTTTACAGCTTTGGAGTGGTGTTACTAGAACTGTTATCAGGGTGCAAGGCAATACACAAGAATAAGAATGATGTACCGAGAAATGTGGTTGATTTTGTAGTTCCCTACATAGTTCAAGATGAGATACACAGAGTTTTGGATCAGAGAATGCCTCCTCCAACACCATTTGAGATAGAAGCAGTGGCATATGTGGGATACCTTGCTGCAGATTGTGTAAGACTAGAAGGTCGGGATAGACCAACCATGACAGAAATTGTAAATAGTTTAGAAAGAGCCTTAGCTGCTTGTTTGGCAACACCAAGGCTGTCAAGGTCCTCTACTGGCTCTTCTGTGTAG
- the LOC113750179 gene encoding adenylate kinase, chloroplastic, which produces MASLNSSSVSFLNSPSLPNKPLLTTNSSLNQLSFPKSSSLINSNDSLTLFHVRSSRASSSRSPKALVVAAAANKSEPLKIMISGAPASGKGTQCELIKKKYDLVHVAAGDLLRAEIASGSDNGKRAKEYMDIGQLVPDEIVVMMVKERLMQPDSQDKGWLLDGYPRSLSQATKLQGYGFHPELFILLEVPEEILVERVVGRRLDPVTGKIYHLKYSPPETEEIAARLTQRFDDTEEKVKLRLHTHHQNVASVLAMFEDTIIKVDGSVSKEAVFAQIDSALTKLLEQRAEKIGSAIA; this is translated from the exons ATGGCTTCGCTCAACTCTTCATCCgtgagcttcttgaattctccTTCACTGCCAAACAAGCCCTTATTAACTACTAATTCTTCTCTTAATCAGCTTTCTTTTCCTAAATCCAGTTCGTTAATTAATTCCAATGATTCCTTAACTTTATTCCATGTCCGATCAAGCCGAGCTTCGTCTTCGAGAAGTCCTAAAGCCTTG gtTGTGGCGGCGGCGGCGAACAAATCAGAGCCGTTGAAGATAATGATTTCCGGAGCTCCGGCTTCTGGTAAAGGAACACAATGTGAGCTCattaaaaaaaag TATGATTTGGTGCACGTTGCAGCTGGAGATCTGTTGAGGGCTGAAATTGCTTCTGGAAGTGACAATGGAAAGCGAGCAAAGGAATACATGGATATAGGACAGTTGGTCCCAGATGAAATAGTTGTCATG ATGGTTAAAGAGCGGTTGATGCAACCTGATTCTCAAGATAAAGGTTGGCTTTTGGATGGATATCCTCGGAGCTTATCACAAGCAACTAAACTTCAAGGATATGGTTTCCACCCAGAGCTCTTCATTCTCCTTGAA GTCCCTGAGGAGATCCTAGTTGAGAGGGTTGTTGGCCGGAGGTTAGATCCAGTTACTGGTAAGATATACCATTTAAAGTATTCTCCCCCAGAGACAGAAGAAATTGCTGCAAGGCTTACTCAACGATTTGATGACACAGAAGAAAAG GTTAAACTCCGATTGCACACTCATCATCAGAATGTGGCATCAGTGCTTGCGATGTTTGAAGATACTATCATCAAG GTGGATGGAAGTGTTTCCAAGGAGGCTGTATTTGCGCAGATAGATTCTGCATTAACAAAGCTGCTGGAGCAAAGGGCAGAAAAGATAGGATCTGCAATAGCTTAG